The Nitratidesulfovibrio sp. SRB-5 genomic sequence CGCCGCGCCCGCAGCAGCGACACCGTGGGCAAGCGGGTCAGCGCGCGGCTGTTCTACCGGCTGTTCAACCGGGTGAGCGGCAGCCCCATCGTGCCCGACGCGGGCGACTACCGGCTGCTTTCGCGTCCGGCGGTAGATGCCCTGAACGCGCTGCCCGAGCGGGTGCGCTTCACCAAGGGGCTGTACACCTGGGTGGGCTTCCGGCAGGTGGCCGTGCACTTCGACCGTGCCCCGCGCTCGGCGGGCACGGGCAAGTGGAAGCCGTGGAAGCTGTGGAATTTCGCCATCGACGGCCTTACCGGGTTCAGCACGCTGCCCCTGCGGATGTGGAGCTACCTGGGCATGCTGGTGGCTCTGGCCGGGTTCGTCTACGCGGCGGTCATCGCCGGGCGAACCCTGCTGTTCGGCGCGCAGGTGCCCGGTTATGCCTCGTTCATGGTCACCCTGCTGACCCTGGGCGGGCTGGTCATGGTCTCGCTGGGGATCATCGGCGAGTATCTGGGCCGGGTGTACGAAGAGGTCAAGCGCCGCCCGCAGTATGTGGTGCGGCGGCGGGTTGGCTTTCATGGGCCGGACAACTTGCCGGGCAACTTGCCGGGCAACGCCGTTTGCCCCCCGACGGGCGCGGCGGGATATTGCCCCTGTTGCGGCGCAAGGCTGGCCGGGCATGCGGGGCCGGAGTCCCCGTCCGTGCATTCGCCGGGCATTTCAACGGGGCATGCGCCCGGTCAGGCGACGGGGCATGCGCCCGGTCAGGCGACGGGGCATCCGACCGTTCCTGGCGACGGCAACGACCGGCATCGCGCCTGATGCCCCGTATTCGCATGGATCGCCATTCCCCCGACCCGCCGCCCGTAGCAACCGGCGGAACCGGCCCGGACGTTCCGGCTGGCCTGAACGGTTCGGCCAGACCCGCCAATCCGGCCGGTTTCCTCCCCGGGAGCGCGTCCGCGCCACTGTCCGCCAGCCCTTGCCCCATGCCGTCCGCCACCACCCGTCAGGCCGTCCTGTACCTTCAGGCATCCGTCATCGGCACGCTGGCCAATTTCGTGTCGCGCTTCGCGTGGTCGGAACTGCTGGGCTTCGAGGCGGGCGTGCTGCTGGCCACCTATACCGGCATGGTCATCGTGTTCCTGCTGTCGTACCGCCGGGCCTTCGGGGTGCGGCGGCCCGATGCGGCCATGTGTCTGCGTTTTGTCCTGGTGGCCCATGTGGGCATGGCCGTGGTGTGGGTGGTGTCCGTGGCCGCGTTGCGGGTGGTGGAGTCGCTGGTGGTGTTGCTGCCGGGCTGGCCCGTGCCTGCGGATACGGGCGGGGCGGCTGGCGGCATGGGTGCGACCCTGCACGATGCGGCCATCTGGCGCGCCGTGCTGCCGCGCGACGTGGGCACGCTGCTTGCCCCGGTCATGGGCCGGGCGCTGGAGGGCGGCTGCCACGCGGCGGGCATAGTGGCCGGGTTCGTGGTCAATTTCGCGGGGCACAAGCTGTACAGCTTCCGGCGGCGGGGCAGGGACGGCGCGCCTCGCGGGAGCGCCGACGAACCTGGTGAACCTGCCGGGCACGCCGAAGATACCGGGCGGCACTTGCCGGACATCTGCGGTACGGAACGCGGCTCGTCGCGCACGCGCGGCGTCGCCACCCCCGCCCGGCTGGCCAGCCTGCTCGCCGTGGCCGTGCCCGTGCTGTACGTGGTGGCCTACGCGCCCCACGGCATGGACACCACCGACTTCGGCTTCTTCTACGGGCATGCCTGGCGCGTCCTGCTGGGCGAGGTGCCCTACCGCGACTTCTTCTACGTCAAACCGCCGCTTTCACTGTACTGGCACGCCTTCTGGCTGTGGCTGACGCCGGAACGGGTTTCTGTGCTGGCGGGCAAGGCCGGGTTCTACGCCGAGATGCTGGCCGCGTCCTGGCTGGGGGCGCTGTACCTGGCCCGAGCCGTGAACCTGCGCCGCCTGGGCGTGCCCCTGCCGCTGCTGGCCACGCTGGGTTTCGTGTGGTCGGTGCATGCCTTTCCGCCCATGCCGTGGCACACGGTGGAAGGGGTGCTGTTCGGAGCCGGGGCGCTGTACGCCGTGGTGGCCGGGCACTCGCTGCTGGCCGGGGTGCTGGCGGCGGCAAGCGCGCTGACCAAGCAGTCGTACGCGCTGGTGCCGCTGGGCGTGGCCGTGGCCGCGCTGGTGGCCGGGCGTGGGGAGTGCTGGCGGGATGGTGCGGCCCCGCACGATACCCCGCACGCCGCCGCCGTCGTTCCACTGCGGGTGCGTTTGCGCGGCCTGCACTGGCGCGACACCGCCATGGCGGTGTCGGGCGCGGCGGCATCCTTCGTGATATTCGCCGGGCTGCTGCACGCAGCCGGGGCATGGGACGCCTTTCGGGCCATGACCGCCGGAGTGGGAGGCCAGACCGGGCTGGACGAGGCGTTGCAGGCGGGCATCGTGCTGTACCTGACGCAGGAACTGCGCCTGCCCGCGCTGGCCCTGCTGCTGTGGGGCGCGTGGGCCGTGCTGGATGGCAGGCCGCGCGGCGGCATGCAGCCGCTGCTGCTGTACGTGCTGCTGCTGGCGGCGGACTACCTGTACACGGTGGCGACCACCCGCGCCTGGATCGGCTACGGGGCGGACTGGCCGCTGTTTCTGGTGACCGTGGGCGCGGTGTGCGTGGTGTTTCGCGATGACCTGTTGGGGCGCTTTGCCGTGGGTGCCGGGACGCGGGGCGTTGCGACGCCTGACGCCGGGACGCCTGACGCCGGGGCGGGGGGCGAAAGGGCGGTGCCGGGCGCGCCCCCTGCCGTTGTTGCGTCCCCTGACGCCGTTGCCTCCTCCGACGGGGCTGCTTCAGCCGCGCCGTCCCCCGCGCCGTATCCCCTGAGGGGCGCATCCGCCGCCGTATCCCCGGCGGGCCGGGCCGCCGTGCTGCTGGGCGCGGGGCTGCTGCTGGCGTGGTCCACGGGCATCAGCTGGGGCTACAAGACCCCGGCCTTCTTCGCCGCGCCGCTGTGGCTTGCGGCCATGCTGGTGCACGCGCGCCTGGGGGGCAGGGCGGCCACGCTGGCGTGGGTGGCCCTGGCCTGCGGGCTGGTCATGTTCCGGGCCGGGTACCAGTACCCGTACGTGTTTCCGCAGCGGCCCCTTTCGCGCGCGCAACTGGTGTACGACGCGGGCACGGTGTTTCCGCGCCTGTCCGGGGTGAAGGTGGACACCGTCCTGCTGGGCACCCTGCGCGACCTGCGCGACCTGCGCGCGCGGTACGGCGCCAACTACAAGACGCTGCCCGGCTTTCCGCTGGCGTACCTGCTGACCGGCGACCGGCCCGCCCTGCCCGCCGAATGGTTGCAGGACGGCGAGATCAACGGGCGGGTGGACGAGGTGTACGGCCTGCTGGTGGCCCGCGACGTGGTGGTGTTCATGGAGCGCGACCAGATGGACACCGTGGCCCCGGACGGGTACGAGCGCACCCGTTATTCCGTGCCCGCGCGGGTGCGGCGGGAGTGGCGCGCGGTGGACGAGACGGAGCACTTCGTGGTGTTCCGGCGTCCGTAGGCGGGCATGCAGGGGCGTTTTTGGGGATGCCTCCGGTGGCTCCGTAGCTATCGCCCCTCGGAATCTCGTGAGTGCGGCCCGATGCGGAGGCCGTGAGTCGGCCCGCTGAAGGGCAGGGCGACCCGGCGGAGCGCTACCGGTACGGCGCGAAGCGCAGGTCCGTGGTCAGCTGGTCGATGAGCTTGCGGTGCCCGGCGGGAAAGGTGAAGCGCGGCAAGTCCGCGAATTCCACCCAGCGGTATTCGGTGGCCGCGTCCAGCACCGGCGGCACCGGCGGTTCCCCGGCCATGTCCCCGTCCAGTTCGCACAGGTAGCAGTGCAGGGCGACCCGGTAGGTGGTATACCCGTGGCGGATCACCGCCAGCTTGTCGCGCACCGCAATGCGGAAGGCGGTTTCCTCGGCGTATTCGCGCACGATGGTCGCGTCCGGGGCCTCGTCCTTTTCCACGTGACCGCCGGGAAATTCCCAGAACCCCGCCCACACGCCCTCGTCGGGCCGCTTCTGGATGAAGATGCGGTTGCCATGCACCAGCACGCCGGTGGCCACGTCCAGCGGAACGATGGGCTGCTTGCGCCCCGGCACGGGCCGCTCGTGCGGAATGCCCAGGCGCAGGCTTTCGCACAGGCCGGACAGCGGGCATGAAGCGCATTGCGGTTTCTTGCGGCAGACCAGCGCGCCCAGTTCCATGAGCGCCTGGTTGAAGTCGCGGGCGCGGCCAGCGGGCAGCAGCGCCGTGGCCAGCGCCCGGATGCGTGCGGCGGCGGGCTGGGCGCGCACGGGGGTGTCGATGTCGAACACCCGCGAGAACACCCGCTCCACGTTGGCGTCGATGCAGGTCACGTCGCGGTTGAAGGCAATGCCCGCGATGGCCCCCGCCGTGTACGGGCCGATGCCCGGCAGGGCGCGGATGGCCTCCGGGTCGTCGGGCAGTTCGCCGCCGTGCCGCCCCACCAGGGCCTTGGCCGCCTTGTGCAGGTTGCGCACCCGCGAATAGTAGCCCAGCCCCTCCCACGCCTTCAGCAACTCGTCCTCGCTGGCGGCGGCCACGCTGGCCACGTCGGGGAACCGGGTCATCCAGCGCAGAAAGTAGTCCACCCCCCGGTCCATCTGCGTCTGTTGCAGCATCACCTCGGAAATCCACACCGAATACGGCTCGTAGCCGAACCGCCACGGCAGCGGGCGCTTGTGCACGGCAAACCAGCCCAGCAGGGCCGAGGCAAAGGCTTCCGCAAAGGCGGCGGTGGGCAGTTCGCGGGGCTGGCCGGTGTCGGCGGTGGCGGCGGCGCGGGTGCGGCGGGCCGTGCGAGTGGGGCGGGCGTCGGAGACGGGGGCGGCGTCGGGCGGGGTCTGGTTCGGTTGGGCGTCCGGCTGGGCGTTTGTCAGGCCGGGGGCGGCGGTAGCGCAGGCGGAATGGGGGGAAGTGTCGCGGGCGGGCATGGGCGGGGATGTACCGCACGCACGGCGCGGCTGGCAAGGCGCGGAACTGCACGGGGGCGTGCGCAGGCTTGCCCCTTTAACGAGCAAGGGGAACCGGATATGTTCCGGCTCCCCCCTCTGGAAACATCAGGTCGGCACGCCGCGCGGTGCTGGCCGCACGCCCGTCCCGCGTCAGGCCGGTCCCGCGTCAGGCCGGTCCTGTGTCAGGCCGGTCCTGTGTCAGGCCGGTCCTGTGTCAGGCCCGTCCCGCGTCAGGTCCGTCCTGTGTCAGGCCAGCCTACGCGTGGCGCACGCGGCCCAGGAATTCGCGCAGGCGCGGGTTTTTCGGCGCGCTGAAGAATTCGTCCGGCGGACCTTCTTCCTGTATCCGGCCCTGGTCGATGAAGATGACGCGGTCGGCCACCTCTCGCGCAAAGCCCATTTCGTGGGTGACGATGACCATGGTCATGCCTTCCAGCGCAAGGGCGCGCATGACTTCCAGCACTTCGCCCACCAATTCGGGGTCCAGGGCGCTGGTGGGTTCGTCGAACAGCAGCACCTTGGGCTGCATGGCCAGCGAACGGGCAATGGCCACCCGCTGCTTCTGCCCGCCGGAAAGCTGGTCCGGGTAGGCGGTGGCCTTGTCGGCCAGGCCCACCTTTTCCAGCAGGGCCAGGCCCAGCCGGTCGGCCTCGGCGCGGGGGGTGCGGCGCACGCGGATGGGGCCCAGGGTCACGTTGTGCAGCACGCTCATGTGCGGGAACAGGTTGAACTGCTGGAACACCATGCCCGCTTCGGTGCGCACGTAGTTGATGTCGGTGGCGGGGTCGTACAGGTCGTGCCCGTCCACGACGACCGTGCCGGAGGTGATTTCCTCCAGCCTGTTGATGCAGCGCAGCGCCGTGGACTTGCCCGAGCCGGACGGCCCGATGATCACCACCACCTCGCCGGGACAGACGGTAAGGTCTATGCCGCGCAGCACCTCGTTCTGGCCGAACCGCTTGTGCAGGTTGCGGATCTCGATCATGGGGGATTCGCAGGTCTTCATCGTGTCATCCCCCTATCTGCCGGAGCGGGCGTTGAGCTTGCGTTCGTAGACGCGCAGCGCCCGCGCGATGCTCAGTGTCATCACCAGGTACATCACGGCCACGGTCAGCCACACCTCGAAGGCGCGGAAGTTCACGGCGATGATCTCCTGCCCCTGCCGGGTCAGTTCTCCCACCCCGATGACCACCAGCAGCGAGGTGTCCTTCAGCGAGATGATGAACTGGTTGCCCAGCGGCGGGATCATGCGGCGAAAGGCCTGCGGCCACACCACGTACAGCAGGGTCTGCATGCGGGTAAGCCCGATGGAGCGGCCCGCCTCGGTCTGGCCCACGTCGATG encodes the following:
- the mutY gene encoding A/G-specific adenine glycosylase, translating into MPARDTSPHSACATAAPGLTNAQPDAQPNQTPPDAAPVSDARPTRTARRTRAAATADTGQPRELPTAAFAEAFASALLGWFAVHKRPLPWRFGYEPYSVWISEVMLQQTQMDRGVDYFLRWMTRFPDVASVAAASEDELLKAWEGLGYYSRVRNLHKAAKALVGRHGGELPDDPEAIRALPGIGPYTAGAIAGIAFNRDVTCIDANVERVFSRVFDIDTPVRAQPAAARIRALATALLPAGRARDFNQALMELGALVCRKKPQCASCPLSGLCESLRLGIPHERPVPGRKQPIVPLDVATGVLVHGNRIFIQKRPDEGVWAGFWEFPGGHVEKDEAPDATIVREYAEETAFRIAVRDKLAVIRHGYTTYRVALHCYLCELDGDMAGEPPVPPVLDAATEYRWVEFADLPRFTFPAGHRKLIDQLTTDLRFAPYR
- a CDS encoding glycosyltransferase family 2 protein; its protein translation is MMPHSTHETLAPQSSGAAGAAPGRLPDAGAPRRVVSLVVPVLNEEDAVPLFLSTVRPIVDREPYDFEFVFVNDGSSDRTVEVLLAEHARDPRVKLVDLSRNFGKELALAAGLQAARGDAVVPMDVDLQDPPEVLPNFLRAWEQGAEVVVGVRRARSSDTVGKRVSARLFYRLFNRVSGSPIVPDAGDYRLLSRPAVDALNALPERVRFTKGLYTWVGFRQVAVHFDRAPRSAGTGKWKPWKLWNFAIDGLTGFSTLPLRMWSYLGMLVALAGFVYAAVIAGRTLLFGAQVPGYASFMVTLLTLGGLVMVSLGIIGEYLGRVYEEVKRRPQYVVRRRVGFHGPDNLPGNLPGNAVCPPTGAAGYCPCCGARLAGHAGPESPSVHSPGISTGHAPGQATGHAPGQATGHPTVPGDGNDRHRA
- a CDS encoding amino acid ABC transporter ATP-binding protein, producing the protein MIEIRNLHKRFGQNEVLRGIDLTVCPGEVVVIIGPSGSGKSTALRCINRLEEITSGTVVVDGHDLYDPATDINYVRTEAGMVFQQFNLFPHMSVLHNVTLGPIRVRRTPRAEADRLGLALLEKVGLADKATAYPDQLSGGQKQRVAIARSLAMQPKVLLFDEPTSALDPELVGEVLEVMRALALEGMTMVIVTHEMGFAREVADRVIFIDQGRIQEEGPPDEFFSAPKNPRLREFLGRVRHA